aaaataacaacaaccagGTGACGGAGCACCGATACATACTGGTTCTTGTGTTTGGCGCCACTGATATGAGCCTGGTACTGTTCCACGGAATTGAGCTCAATATTGCACATGGTACACGGGTAGCCCTTTACTGTAGAGGCTGAAGAAGAAAGCATAAACAATCAATTCGGCTGTTTCTCAGAGACGGTTTAGTTGTTAAGGCAtgaaacatctcacacacacacacaatacaagcACAGAAGTAGTACTAAAATCATTATAATGAGAAGGTCTGTAAATCACAGAATGATTTTTGAACTCAAGTACATTTTTACAAAAGGGTGGgggtgtttttctttcattattttactaTCGCAATATTGCAGGTCcagacatatttttttttccccatttgtgGAAGGTTTTGATATGTTTTGTGAAGTACTTTTCTATGCTCCTTCACCGTGATGCTCGTGCTCCTTCATCACCTGGTACGGCAGAAGGTCCGAAGGTCTCCATCAGTTTCTGCTTGGTCAAATGTTTTTTGTGCTTCTTGCCACTATAGTGTTGTTGAGCCATTACTGGGTTGTTGAAAGAAGCCTGACAAATGTTGCAGAAGCGGTTGGGGTCGTGAACCGCAGATCCCTGTCCTTCTCTGGTCGGTCCGTCCAGCTTCTTCACTGGAACGATGGGCTGAGGAATGGCTGGGatagacaccacacacacattcaatttcaCCAGAGGTTTAGGCATAGAACAATACTACTGTATGTCTGCCCAAAAGACGAAGACAAGCGTACTTTAAGGATAGTCAGATTCATACCAGGTGCCTGTACTCCGAAGCTTTTTAATCTAATATTCTTGGCATGCACTTTGCCTTGGTAGTGAGATTGAGCCACAACTGCAGACGAAAAGCTCATGTTGCACACGTGGCAGGATTTATATTTGTCCCCGTCAAGCTGCACGACCTCGCCACTCTGCAAGAAACGAGACACAGGATGCAAACGAAGTGACAACTTTTCCAGGCACCGTTAAACTTTCACACGTGACCCAAACAGCAACCTGCAACCTGAGAGACAGCAGGCACGTCGCTCAATTGTAATTTTCCCAATAACGGCATAGAACGGTA
This genomic interval from Tachysurus vachellii isolate PV-2020 chromosome 17, HZAU_Pvac_v1, whole genome shotgun sequence contains the following:
- the znf346 gene encoding zinc finger protein 346 gives rise to the protein MYNTPSLLNMATRGPNGDFPYLPSGAAEVNRLIQENGDLFSESQCRVCNAVLISESQKLAHYQSKKHASKVRRYMATHEDEPFAKRFKPSSHDAESGEVVQLDGDKYKSCHVCNMSFSSAVVAQSHYQGKVHAKNIRLKSFGVQAPAIPQPIVPVKKLDGPTREGQGSAVHDPNRFCNICQASFNNPVMAQQHYSGKKHKKHLTKQKLMETFGPSAVPASTVKGYPCTMCNIELNSVEQYQAHISGAKHKNHVRLKEGGNSTVSPLTKKQPDYVYGYNQQQQAQEDWGSLKQDYESGGL